The Brassica napus cultivar Da-Ae chromosome C7, Da-Ae, whole genome shotgun sequence genome has a segment encoding these proteins:
- the LOC106399046 gene encoding uncharacterized protein LOC106399046 has protein sequence MHLEELQAKDARLAKNETLLWKNHTEHFTEWLKNKIHLDSKDSHSKEIRWLAFGPRNVALAHKGFIINGQRFHTDAVKLKTQNSGVTYEAFSMCRSSARDMRQVADMITYYGVIKEILVIDYHMFKVPLFRCNWANTANGVKEEDGFTLVNLHMNQAAYLKDPFILPSQAKQVFYSREDDASNWYVVMRAPPRGYHELETEEDLGGAPLPVQEVDDMGDDMDDDSVYVRDDCEGLLVVD, from the exons ATGCATTTGGAAGAGTTGCAAGCTAAGGATGCTCGATTGGCTAAAAATGAAACTTTGTTATGGAAAAACCATACTGAACACTTTACAGAATGGCTTAAAAATAAG ATTCATTTAGACTCAAAAGATAGTCATTCTAAGGAGATAAGGTGGTTGGCATTTGGACCAAGAAATGTTGCTTTAGCACATAAAGGATTCATCATCAATGGCCAACGGTTTCATACTGATGCGGTCAAGCTGAAGACACAAAACAGTGGAGTAACTTATGAAGCCTTTAGCATGTGTAGATCAAGTGCAAGAGATATGAGACAGGTCGCGGATATGATTACATACTATGGAGTGATAAAGGAGATTTTGGTCATCGACTATCACATGTTCAAAGTGCCACTCTTTAGATGCAACTGGGCAAACACAGCGAATGGTGTGAAGGAAGAAGATGGCTTCACTCTTGTTAACCTTCATATGAACCAAGCAGCCTATTTGAAAGATCCATTCATTCTACCTTCTCAAGCGAAACAGGTTTTCTACTCTAGGGAGGATGATGCTTCAAATTGGTATGTTGTTATGAGAGCACCACCTAGAGGTTATCATGAGTTGGAAACAGAAGAGGATTTAGGTGGTGCTCCTTTACCtgtccaagaagttgatgatatgGGTGATGATATGGATGATGATAGTGTATATGTTAGGGATGATTGTGAAGGTTTATTAGTGGTAGATTGA